A DNA window from Flavisolibacter ginsenosidimutans contains the following coding sequences:
- a CDS encoding aldehyde dehydrogenase family protein, which translates to MEPSKRRIGVTFSRTNFHLYWDWFTKEDLANDLELVELSFEKNNVEDISTCDGFVLTGGVDIHPSFYNASDDYENKPNVFEIERDVFEKNIYKYAQQHKLPLLAICRGMQLVNVLEGGKLVQDLDSGNQLHKKDTEADKVHDVNMETGSLLFEITSSKNADVNSAHHQAIVPAAIGKNLRASAFSASDGVIEGLEFDDKKNKGFLLCVQWHPERMANKEANPLSQKIKERFLQEIRNTNMKKLIVVNPATEEPIAELNEDTDASLSQKMAALQNGQKAWANTSLKVRIDVVQNFAKLLQENTEGLARILTTEVGKPLQQSRNEINGACTRIKWLTTNAEKYLADELMTDEEGLQERIVYEPLGVVCNISAWNYPYLVGVNVFVPALLAGNAVLYKPSEYATLTALQIEKYLKAAGVPDDVFQTAIGKGDVGKALLDIAFDGYFFTGSYKTGKYIYERVAPKMVPCQCELGGKDPLYVADDIADIKAVAAASADGAFYNNGQSCCAVERIYVHENIYDKYLEAFVNEVKSYKTGLPTEEGVYIGPLSRKEQINVLQNQIDDALAKGATLLTGGKKAQGKGYYFEPTVLAAVTQDMRVMKDESFGPVIGIMKVSGDEEAVEKMQDTEYGLTASVYSGNEERATTILQRLNTGTAYWNCCDRVSAALPWSGRKHSGFGSTLSYAGLRAFTKPKAYHLKPSKA; encoded by the coding sequence ATGGAACCCAGCAAGAGAAGAATCGGAGTTACTTTTTCCCGCACCAATTTTCACCTTTATTGGGATTGGTTTACCAAAGAGGATTTGGCCAACGACCTTGAACTCGTTGAACTGTCTTTTGAGAAGAACAACGTTGAAGACATTTCAACTTGTGATGGTTTTGTGCTAACCGGCGGCGTTGACATTCATCCTTCTTTTTACAACGCGTCGGATGATTACGAAAACAAACCCAATGTTTTTGAAATCGAACGTGATGTTTTTGAAAAAAATATTTACAAATACGCACAACAACACAAGCTTCCTTTGCTGGCTATTTGCAGAGGCATGCAATTGGTAAACGTGTTGGAAGGAGGAAAGTTGGTTCAAGATTTAGACAGCGGAAATCAGCTTCACAAAAAAGACACCGAGGCCGATAAAGTGCACGACGTAAACATGGAAACGGGCAGCTTGCTTTTTGAAATTACCAGCAGTAAAAACGCCGACGTGAACAGTGCGCATCACCAGGCAATTGTTCCCGCTGCAATTGGAAAAAATTTGCGGGCAAGTGCGTTTTCAGCAAGTGATGGAGTCATCGAAGGACTTGAATTTGATGACAAGAAGAACAAGGGTTTTTTGCTCTGCGTGCAATGGCATCCCGAACGCATGGCGAACAAAGAGGCAAACCCGCTTTCGCAAAAAATAAAAGAACGTTTTCTGCAAGAAATTCGAAACACCAACATGAAAAAACTTATTGTCGTGAATCCCGCAACAGAAGAACCAATTGCGGAACTGAATGAGGATACAGACGCATCGCTCTCGCAAAAAATGGCCGCATTACAGAACGGACAAAAAGCTTGGGCAAATACTTCGTTGAAGGTGAGAATCGATGTCGTGCAAAATTTTGCGAAGCTGTTACAAGAAAACACAGAAGGACTTGCACGCATTCTCACGACCGAAGTTGGGAAGCCATTGCAGCAATCACGAAACGAAATCAACGGAGCTTGCACCCGCATCAAGTGGCTTACAACGAATGCGGAAAAATATTTAGCGGACGAACTGATGACGGACGAAGAAGGATTGCAGGAAAGAATCGTTTACGAACCGCTCGGTGTTGTGTGCAACATCTCCGCCTGGAACTATCCCTACCTCGTTGGCGTGAACGTTTTTGTTCCTGCCTTGCTTGCGGGCAACGCGGTGCTGTACAAGCCATCGGAATACGCTACACTGACCGCACTGCAAATTGAAAAGTATTTGAAAGCCGCAGGCGTACCGGACGATGTTTTTCAAACAGCCATCGGCAAAGGCGATGTGGGCAAAGCCTTGTTGGATATTGCGTTTGACGGCTACTTTTTTACCGGCTCGTACAAAACCGGCAAATACATATACGAAAGAGTGGCGCCGAAGATGGTTCCCTGTCAATGCGAATTGGGCGGCAAAGATCCGCTTTACGTTGCCGACGATATTGCCGACATCAAAGCTGTGGCCGCGGCTAGCGCCGATGGTGCGTTTTACAACAACGGCCAAAGCTGCTGCGCGGTGGAACGCATCTACGTACACGAAAATATTTACGACAAATACCTCGAAGCGTTTGTGAACGAAGTAAAGTCTTACAAAACGGGATTGCCAACAGAAGAAGGCGTTTACATCGGGCCGCTGAGCCGGAAAGAACAAATAAACGTTTTGCAAAATCAAATTGATGATGCGCTTGCCAAAGGAGCAACGCTTCTTACCGGCGGAAAGAAAGCACAAGGCAAAGGTTATTATTTTGAACCCACCGTTCTTGCGGCCGTCACGCAGGACATGCGTGTAATGAAAGACGAAAGTTTCGGTCCTGTCATCGGCATTATGAAAGTAAGCGGCGACGAAGAAGCCGTTGAAAAAATGCAGGACACCGAATACGGCTTAACGGCTTCGGTGTACAGCGGCAACGAAGAAAGAGCAACAACGATTCTTCAACGGCTGAATACCGGCACGGCTTACTGGAATTGCTGCGACCGGGTAAGCGCTGCCCTTCCGTGGAGCGGCCGAAAGCATTCGGGCTTTGGCAGCACGCTTTCATACGCCGGGTTGAGGGCTTTTACCAAACCCAAAGCCTATCACCTAAAGCCATCGAAGGCATAG
- a CDS encoding SusC/RagA family TonB-linked outer membrane protein, producing the protein MKGKFCFSLLLCLLTSIAWSQTRRVTGHVNSDSLAAGVSGVNVTVKGARIGTVTDARGDFSISVPDNGKAVLVFSSVGYNPQEVTVDNKTTINVTLASSSAALDVVVIGYQTIRRKDLTASVSSIGARDLKDVPLTSAAEALNGRLAGVTATTSEGSPDAQVRIRVRGGISITQNNDPLYIVDGVQVENALSIIAPQDIQSIDVLKDAAATAIYGARGANGVIVITTKSGRPGRTVVTYNGYIGVRKLAKELEVMSPYDFVTWQYEVAKARNDTNFAKTYGSTWDTLNVYKNISPIDWQKEVMGRTGISTTHNVSASGGNKKITYNFGYTFNNEKPIVQNSMFNRHILNIKADYNATSKLKVGVTGRYLNQDVTGAGTSDGSTSYARLRNAVKYVPFFVKDVPLDYSDPTVVNPGNGVTLVNPIALSNAEYRRKTTIDYNFSATASYQITKQLSFRSTFGYDQNNFTDRRFFDSITSFSVNQGGGKPIVQLDTVYRKTFNNSNVLTYSVRNWKNKHTFDVLLGEETYDLRTDQRSGQFSGYPKGISHADAFSNQPGTAATMWPGYPVYTKLRYTNLSFFGRINYNFADKYLLSLNARYDGASKFAPGNQWGFFPGGSLAWRVKREKFLENVDFINDLKLRVGYGKIGNNRIGDYLFLTSFVYGTTYYALNNQSVNAYTQNYLANTALQWESLVNRNIGIDISLLKNRLNMSVDVYNNTSDKLLLNAKIAPTFGFTTQLQNVGATSNKGVELQLNAVILQRPRGLNWSANFNISHNKNRVTALSLGQTDYPAGPAWGISGQPNDYLNRVGSPVGSMYGWVSDGFYQLSDFNYDLATGRYTIKPGVAVMTGLGSNVVPGAERFKDLNGDGIIDINDRTVIGDPTPKFSGGLNQQFSYKNWDASIFVNFSYGNKIYNANKIEFTSGYNVTSNLLALMNNRWKTVDANGNVVETFRTEQNTVYAYGAPPDVLAKVNANATLWMPGGFSNFGSGGGNFSYYPSSWAIEDGSFLRLNNVTIGYTFRPHKIVSRLRLYVTGNNLAIWTNYTGYDPEVSVASSGLTPGLDYSAYPKSRLYLFGVQATF; encoded by the coding sequence ATGAAAGGAAAATTCTGTTTTTCTCTGCTGCTTTGTCTCCTTACGTCAATTGCCTGGTCACAAACCCGCCGCGTCACCGGACACGTTAATTCCGACAGCCTTGCTGCCGGTGTTTCGGGTGTGAACGTGACGGTAAAAGGCGCCAGGATAGGTACCGTTACGGATGCCCGCGGTGATTTTTCAATTTCCGTCCCAGACAACGGAAAAGCTGTTTTGGTTTTTAGTTCTGTGGGCTACAATCCTCAGGAAGTAACCGTTGATAACAAAACAACCATTAACGTAACGCTGGCCTCTTCATCGGCTGCGTTAGACGTGGTGGTTATTGGTTACCAAACGATACGCCGCAAAGACCTTACGGCCTCTGTATCGTCCATTGGCGCTAGGGATTTAAAAGACGTGCCGTTAACATCTGCTGCTGAAGCGCTTAACGGACGTTTGGCCGGTGTAACCGCAACCACGTCCGAAGGCTCACCGGATGCGCAAGTGCGAATCCGCGTCCGCGGCGGCATTTCCATCACCCAGAACAACGATCCCTTGTACATCGTGGACGGTGTGCAGGTAGAGAATGCCTTAAGCATCATCGCCCCGCAGGACATTCAAAGTATCGACGTGTTAAAAGACGCGGCTGCCACCGCTATTTACGGTGCACGCGGTGCCAACGGCGTTATCGTAATTACCACAAAGTCCGGTCGTCCGGGTCGCACGGTGGTAACGTACAACGGCTACATCGGTGTTCGGAAACTGGCCAAGGAATTAGAGGTTATGAGTCCTTATGATTTTGTAACCTGGCAGTACGAAGTGGCCAAGGCAAGAAACGATACAAACTTTGCCAAGACCTACGGATCAACCTGGGATACATTAAATGTTTACAAGAACATTTCTCCCATTGACTGGCAAAAAGAAGTAATGGGCCGTACCGGCATCAGCACCACGCACAACGTATCGGCATCGGGTGGCAACAAAAAAATTACCTACAACTTCGGTTACACGTTTAACAACGAAAAACCAATTGTTCAGAACTCTATGTTTAACCGGCACATTTTAAATATAAAGGCCGACTATAACGCCACGAGCAAGCTGAAAGTTGGTGTCACAGGGCGTTATCTTAACCAGGATGTTACGGGTGCCGGCACCAGCGATGGAAGCACATCTTATGCCCGCTTACGCAATGCAGTAAAGTACGTTCCGTTTTTTGTGAAAGACGTTCCGCTCGATTACAGCGACCCGACGGTGGTCAATCCGGGCAACGGTGTAACGTTGGTAAATCCCATTGCCCTTTCCAACGCTGAGTACCGTAGGAAAACAACCATTGATTACAATTTCAGCGCGACGGCTTCTTATCAAATCACCAAACAACTTTCTTTCCGCTCTACGTTTGGGTACGATCAGAACAATTTTACCGACCGGCGCTTCTTCGATTCCATTACATCCTTCTCAGTAAACCAGGGTGGCGGCAAACCAATTGTGCAGCTTGATACCGTTTATCGCAAAACGTTCAACAATTCAAACGTTCTTACCTACTCGGTACGTAACTGGAAAAACAAGCACACGTTTGATGTGCTGTTGGGTGAAGAAACATATGACCTGCGCACCGATCAGCGCTCCGGTCAATTCAGCGGGTATCCAAAAGGCATTTCGCACGCCGATGCCTTCAGTAATCAGCCCGGCACAGCAGCCACCATGTGGCCTGGCTATCCGGTTTATACCAAACTGCGTTATACCAACTTGTCTTTCTTTGGCCGCATCAATTACAATTTTGCAGACAAGTACCTTCTTTCGCTCAACGCACGGTACGACGGCGCTTCCAAGTTTGCGCCCGGAAACCAGTGGGGCTTTTTCCCCGGCGGCTCTTTGGCCTGGCGTGTAAAACGTGAGAAGTTTTTGGAGAACGTTGACTTTATCAACGATCTTAAACTGCGCGTTGGCTACGGTAAAATCGGTAACAACCGCATCGGTGATTATTTGTTCTTGACCTCATTTGTTTACGGGACAACGTACTATGCCTTAAACAATCAATCAGTGAATGCTTATACGCAGAATTACCTTGCCAACACGGCCCTGCAATGGGAAAGCCTGGTGAACCGCAATATTGGTATAGACATCTCGTTGCTGAAAAACCGTTTGAACATGAGCGTGGATGTGTATAATAACACCTCGGATAAACTGTTGTTAAACGCGAAGATTGCACCGACCTTCGGCTTTACCACGCAATTGCAAAACGTAGGCGCCACCAGCAATAAAGGTGTTGAACTGCAGCTCAACGCCGTAATCCTGCAACGCCCCAGAGGCCTGAACTGGAGCGCTAATTTCAACATCTCGCACAACAAGAACAGAGTAACGGCTTTGTCGCTTGGACAAACGGATTATCCCGCCGGCCCGGCCTGGGGAATCTCTGGCCAGCCGAACGACTACCTGAACAGAGTGGGGTCGCCGGTTGGGTCCATGTACGGCTGGGTGTCTGATGGCTTTTACCAGTTGAGTGATTTTAACTACGACCTTGCAACGGGCCGCTATACCATTAAACCCGGCGTAGCCGTTATGACCGGATTGGGTTCGAACGTGGTGCCCGGTGCCGAGAGGTTTAAAGACCTCAACGGCGACGGCATCATTGACATCAACGACCGCACCGTTATTGGTGATCCTACGCCCAAGTTCAGCGGTGGATTGAACCAACAGTTTTCTTATAAAAACTGGGACGCGAGCATCTTTGTAAACTTTTCTTACGGCAACAAAATTTACAATGCCAACAAGATTGAATTCACCAGCGGCTACAACGTAACGTCAAACCTTTTGGCACTGATGAATAACCGTTGGAAAACCGTTGATGCAAACGGAAACGTGGTCGAGACTTTTAGAACTGAGCAGAATACAGTTTATGCTTATGGTGCTCCTCCCGATGTGTTGGCAAAAGTAAACGCCAACGCAACGCTCTGGATGCCCGGCGGTTTCAGCAACTTTGGTTCGGGCGGCGGCAACTTTAGCTATTACCCCAGCTCTTGGGCCATTGAAGACGGCTCTTTCCTCCGCTTGAACAACGTAACCATTGGTTACACTTTCAGGCCACACAAAATCGTGAGCAGGCTTCGACTGTATGTTACCGGAAACAACCTTGCCATCTGGACAAACTATACCGGTTACGATCCGGAAGTTAGCGTGGCGAGCAGCGGCTTAACACCGGGGCTTGATTACTCGGCTTATCCCAAAAGCCGTCTTTACCTCTTTGGCGTGCAAGCAACTTTTTAA
- a CDS encoding pectate lyase has translation MFKHFLYYPFIFSLCIVSCAQQKAATGKADEIALAFPSAEGFGKFTTGGRGGKVMVVKNLADAGEGSFREAAEAKFPRIIVFAVSGTIHLNTPLSIKGDATIAGQTAPGDGICLADQPVMLGGNNIIVRYMRFRMGDKNQKGGMVDGNGGDDAFGGTRRNKIIIDHCSMSWSTDEAFSVYGGDSTTLQWNLISEPLNYSYHFETGDKDYEHHGYGGIWGGRHTSAHHNLFAHCVSRTPRFDGARNIPSEAVDFCNNVIYDWGSNNAYAGEGGTYNMINNYYRPGPNTKDVVKNRIVNPYKKLPKLDYGKFYLSGNVSEASPDVTADNWKGVTMNEGTDADKAKARVDAPFSTEPITTQPAEEAYKLVLKEAGASYRRDTLDARIINDVKNRTGKIIDVQGGYPHGTAYEQTVNAWPSLKSLPAPKDSDGDGMPDEWEKGHGLNPGDASDASAIKLHHIYTNVEVYINSLAK, from the coding sequence ATGTTTAAACATTTTCTTTACTACCCCTTTATTTTTTCACTGTGCATTGTATCCTGCGCACAACAAAAAGCGGCAACCGGCAAAGCTGATGAAATTGCGCTTGCCTTTCCTTCTGCCGAAGGGTTTGGCAAATTCACAACGGGTGGCCGCGGTGGAAAAGTGATGGTGGTGAAAAATTTGGCCGATGCAGGTGAAGGAAGTTTTCGCGAAGCTGCAGAAGCAAAATTTCCGCGCATCATTGTGTTCGCCGTTTCGGGAACGATTCACTTGAACACGCCGCTTTCCATAAAGGGCGATGCAACAATTGCCGGGCAAACCGCACCCGGCGACGGTATTTGTCTTGCTGATCAACCGGTAATGCTTGGCGGTAACAACATTATCGTTCGCTACATGCGCTTTCGCATGGGTGATAAGAATCAAAAAGGCGGCATGGTTGACGGCAACGGCGGCGATGATGCTTTTGGCGGCACGCGGCGGAACAAAATCATCATTGACCATTGCAGCATGAGCTGGAGCACAGACGAAGCTTTTAGCGTTTACGGCGGCGACAGCACAACGCTTCAGTGGAATTTAATCAGCGAACCTCTCAACTATTCTTATCACTTTGAAACCGGCGACAAAGATTACGAGCATCACGGCTACGGCGGCATTTGGGGCGGCAGACATACGTCGGCGCATCACAATCTTTTTGCGCATTGCGTAAGCCGCACGCCGCGATTTGACGGCGCACGAAACATTCCGTCGGAGGCCGTTGACTTTTGCAACAACGTGATTTACGATTGGGGCAGCAACAATGCTTATGCGGGCGAAGGCGGCACGTACAACATGATCAACAATTATTACCGTCCCGGACCAAATACAAAAGACGTGGTGAAGAACCGCATCGTCAACCCTTACAAAAAATTACCGAAGCTTGATTACGGAAAATTTTATTTATCGGGAAACGTAAGCGAAGCTTCGCCGGACGTAACGGCCGACAACTGGAAAGGCGTAACGATGAACGAAGGCACAGATGCTGACAAGGCAAAAGCAAGAGTTGATGCACCGTTTTCAACCGAACCGATAACAACCCAACCAGCGGAGGAAGCCTACAAACTTGTATTGAAAGAAGCCGGTGCAAGTTATCGTCGTGATACGTTGGATGCACGCATCATCAACGACGTAAAGAACCGCACAGGAAAAATTATTGACGTGCAAGGTGGTTATCCACACGGCACGGCGTACGAACAAACCGTGAATGCCTGGCCTTCTTTAAAAAGTCTTCCGGCCCCGAAAGATTCCGACGGAGATGGAATGCCTGATGAGTGGGAGAAGGGCCACGGATTGA
- a CDS encoding LacI family DNA-binding transcriptional regulator, translating into MKFESATIKDIAKALNLSTSTVSRALRGSYEISAETKKQVLEYAEKINYRPNPIALSLKERRTRAIGVVVSEIANNFFSQAINGIESIAYNRSYHVIITQSHESAERERVNVEHMAARGVDGLLVSLSSEATDLSYLKELHEKGMPIVFFDRVTNEIQTHKVIADNYLGAFHATEHLIYQGYKKIAHITSSPYLSITKERLDGYKAALEKHKIPFNESLIKHCNHGGMIVEEVEDVLNELYKSKTKPDAIFTAGDRLTIVCFGILKRMKQKKEAGFTGFTNTQVGDLFSPQLTVVRQPAFDIGQTATELLIQIIESRRPVTEFETRTLETSLIIRESSLKKANSAAESGSVQA; encoded by the coding sequence ATGAAGTTTGAAAGCGCCACCATCAAAGACATTGCCAAAGCCCTTAACCTTTCTACCTCTACTGTTTCGCGTGCACTGCGCGGCAGCTACGAAATCAGCGCCGAAACCAAAAAGCAAGTGTTGGAGTACGCCGAAAAAATCAACTACCGTCCTAACCCCATTGCACTCAGTTTAAAAGAACGCAGAACACGTGCCATCGGCGTCGTGGTAAGCGAAATTGCCAACAACTTTTTTTCGCAGGCCATTAACGGCATCGAAAGCATCGCCTACAACCGCAGCTACCACGTCATCATCACGCAGAGCCACGAAAGCGCCGAACGCGAAAGGGTAAACGTAGAACACATGGCGGCCCGCGGTGTGGATGGCTTGCTCGTTTCTCTTTCCTCGGAAGCCACCGACCTTTCCTATTTAAAAGAACTGCACGAAAAGGGCATGCCCATCGTCTTCTTTGACCGCGTGACGAATGAAATACAAACGCACAAAGTCATTGCCGACAATTACCTCGGCGCCTTTCACGCAACCGAACACCTCATTTACCAAGGCTATAAAAAAATAGCACACATTACCTCCTCGCCCTACCTCTCCATCACCAAAGAGAGGCTGGACGGCTACAAAGCTGCATTGGAGAAGCACAAAATTCCTTTTAACGAAAGCCTGATAAAACACTGCAACCACGGCGGAATGATTGTAGAGGAAGTAGAAGACGTGTTGAATGAGCTGTACAAAAGCAAAACAAAACCGGATGCCATCTTCACAGCCGGCGACCGGTTGACCATTGTTTGCTTTGGCATTTTAAAACGCATGAAGCAAAAAAAAGAAGCCGGCTTTACCGGCTTTACCAACACGCAGGTAGGCGATTTGTTTTCGCCGCAACTGACCGTGGTGCGCCAGCCTGCATTTGACATCGGACAAACGGCTACTGAACTTCTCATTCAAATTATTGAAAGCCGGCGGCCGGTCACGGAATTTGAAACCCGCACGCTGGAGACTTCACTCATCATTCGCGAATCATCGCTGAAGAAAGCAAATTCCGCTGCGGAAAGCGGAAGCGTGCAAGCGTAG
- a CDS encoding RagB/SusD family nutrient uptake outer membrane protein, giving the protein MNKRYLHKITLLAASSLMLGLGSCKKYLDQQPITAVGPDFVFNSVETTRAALIGVYNQLTGDAGYGLRLNLYFSVGTDETEGPTGNADGSRRDFPLYATTPGNSQIFAPYTQLFKGIQYANVCIESIPKMDLYDNGSDGQKKQLQRMYGEALTLRAQFYAEAIRNWGDLPAHFTAAEELATQDPFPKRTDRDVLYDQILNDLKTAEALVPWRNEVTSIGDPQDERITKGTVKGLRARIALARAGYSLRQSGTMKQGSNPQTYYQIARDETNDIITSAQHSLNPSFKDLWKNQVGGRTAWDPNGELMFQVTAIGRTASADTKIGYNSGPTVVDLATQTGSTGTSSVFILPTYFYMFDSTDTRRDVTCVPYSDTLAPDGVTFYKKGQPITSVFDGKYRRDWLNPPLAAGTYLNNYSGFKWQILRYADVLLMFAEAENELNGPTTAAYNAINLVRRRAFGNSNNDIPAGLSKSDFFKYLVRERELELGAEGVRKYDLIRWNLLATAITESKSNIALFGTTTGTTLTGTLAQPSYMAGYPSYVGNLANLPVSMFYRARTASDDLNIGGIVLNSWYAKAPSSTPAGSTKVAWIVITTDPTKTTAAAVLAHYATNFVPNKSELLPIPQDAITAYGGFASNMPQNPGY; this is encoded by the coding sequence ATGAACAAAAGATATCTGCATAAAATAACGCTTCTGGCCGCATCGAGCCTGATGCTGGGTTTGGGAAGCTGTAAAAAATACCTCGACCAACAACCCATTACAGCCGTAGGTCCCGACTTTGTTTTCAACAGCGTTGAAACAACAAGAGCCGCGTTGATCGGCGTGTACAATCAATTGACCGGCGATGCGGGATACGGCTTGCGGTTGAATCTTTATTTCTCGGTGGGTACGGATGAAACGGAGGGGCCAACGGGTAACGCGGACGGCAGCCGGAGAGATTTTCCATTGTATGCGACAACCCCGGGAAATAGTCAAATTTTTGCGCCGTACACACAGTTGTTCAAAGGCATTCAGTACGCCAACGTCTGCATCGAAAGCATTCCGAAGATGGATTTGTACGACAACGGATCGGATGGCCAGAAAAAGCAATTGCAACGGATGTATGGTGAAGCGTTGACGTTAAGAGCACAGTTTTATGCCGAAGCCATTCGCAACTGGGGCGACCTGCCCGCGCATTTTACAGCGGCTGAAGAACTGGCAACGCAAGACCCCTTCCCTAAAAGAACCGACCGCGATGTTTTGTACGACCAAATTCTGAACGACCTGAAAACTGCTGAAGCATTAGTTCCCTGGCGCAACGAGGTTACCTCCATTGGTGACCCGCAGGACGAACGCATTACCAAAGGCACAGTAAAAGGCTTGCGTGCACGCATTGCCTTGGCTAGAGCCGGTTATTCTTTGCGGCAAAGCGGAACCATGAAGCAGGGTTCCAATCCACAAACCTATTATCAGATTGCCCGGGATGAAACGAACGACATTATCACGTCAGCCCAGCACAGCTTAAACCCGAGCTTCAAAGACCTTTGGAAGAACCAGGTGGGTGGTCGTACGGCCTGGGACCCGAACGGCGAGTTAATGTTCCAGGTAACGGCTATTGGTCGCACGGCTTCTGCAGATACCAAGATTGGTTACAACAGCGGACCTACCGTTGTGGACCTGGCCACACAAACAGGCTCCACCGGCACCAGTAGTGTGTTTATTCTGCCCACTTATTTTTATATGTTCGATTCAACTGATACCCGCAGAGACGTAACCTGTGTGCCGTATTCCGATACCTTGGCGCCCGATGGCGTAACATTTTATAAAAAAGGGCAGCCTATCACCAGCGTCTTTGATGGCAAGTACCGTCGCGATTGGCTGAACCCGCCGCTGGCTGCCGGAACGTATTTGAACAACTATTCCGGTTTCAAGTGGCAAATCCTTCGTTACGCTGATGTATTGCTGATGTTCGCAGAAGCCGAGAACGAATTAAACGGTCCGACAACGGCTGCGTACAATGCCATTAACCTGGTTAGGAGAAGAGCGTTCGGCAATTCAAACAATGATATTCCGGCCGGCTTGAGCAAAAGCGATTTCTTTAAATACCTCGTGCGGGAAAGAGAGTTGGAGTTGGGCGCTGAAGGCGTACGGAAATACGATTTGATTCGCTGGAATCTTTTGGCAACGGCCATCACCGAGTCAAAAAGCAACATCGCTTTATTCGGCACCACTACAGGAACGACCTTGACAGGTACATTGGCCCAACCTTCGTATATGGCAGGCTACCCTTCGTATGTCGGCAATTTGGCTAACTTACCGGTATCAATGTTCTATAGGGCAAGAACGGCTTCTGACGATTTAAACATCGGTGGCATTGTTTTGAATTCGTGGTACGCAAAGGCACCAAGTTCTACGCCGGCGGGTTCAACGAAAGTGGCGTGGATCGTGATTACAACGGATCCTACAAAGACAACCGCAGCCGCCGTATTGGCGCACTACGCCACCAATTTTGTTCCGAACAAATCGGAGTTGCTGCCCATTCCGCAAGATGCCATTACGGCCTACGGTGGTTTCGCCTCCAACATGCCGCAGAATCCTGGTTACTAA
- a CDS encoding iron-containing alcohol dehydrogenase yields the protein MNFDTVYQYNFPTTIRFGAGASNELADYLQKHNLLHPLIVTDPVVAQLDFFKKIVKGLERKKLTVEVFHDLHKNPVKSDVYKGTDVYDATGRDSIVGIGGGVALDVARAIVLRVNHREDLFKYDDLIGGDVYVTNEVPHFITIPTTAGTGSEVGRSAIIADDETHQKRILFSPKLLAKIVFADPLLTMDLPPFVTAATGMDALTHNMEAFLAKMPHPMCDGIALEGIYLIHQSLEKAVNNPDLESRSKMLIASLMGAVAFQKGLGVVHSLAHPLSALLDTHHGLANAVNIPYGMEFNVKGFEEKFRRIARTLELKEESGEAVVQYLFDLNSKINIPHRLRDIGVKEEHVEVLADLAEADFAHPNNPKPVSREDFRQLYTKAL from the coding sequence ATGAACTTCGACACCGTTTATCAATACAACTTTCCGACAACCATTCGCTTTGGCGCAGGCGCCAGCAATGAGTTGGCTGACTACCTGCAAAAGCACAATCTTCTGCATCCTTTGATCGTCACCGATCCTGTAGTAGCGCAACTGGATTTTTTTAAAAAGATTGTAAAAGGCTTGGAGCGAAAAAAGCTTACGGTTGAAGTCTTTCACGACCTGCACAAAAACCCGGTAAAAAGCGACGTGTACAAAGGCACCGATGTGTACGATGCAACAGGCCGTGACAGCATTGTTGGCATTGGTGGCGGCGTTGCTTTAGACGTGGCAAGAGCAATTGTACTTCGCGTTAATCATCGCGAGGATTTGTTTAAGTACGATGATTTGATTGGCGGTGATGTTTACGTGACGAACGAGGTCCCGCATTTTATTACCATTCCGACAACTGCGGGAACTGGAAGCGAAGTAGGCCGCAGCGCCATCATTGCCGATGACGAAACGCATCAAAAAAGGATTTTGTTCTCGCCAAAGCTGCTTGCGAAAATTGTTTTTGCCGATCCGCTCCTTACAATGGATTTACCGCCTTTCGTAACAGCAGCCACCGGCATGGATGCACTTACGCACAACATGGAAGCTTTCCTGGCAAAGATGCCACACCCGATGTGCGACGGCATTGCGCTGGAAGGCATTTACCTTATTCATCAATCGTTGGAAAAAGCGGTAAACAATCCTGATCTTGAATCGCGAAGCAAGATGTTGATTGCTTCGCTCATGGGCGCCGTGGCCTTTCAAAAAGGCTTGGGTGTGGTGCATTCGCTGGCGCACCCGCTTTCAGCTTTGTTGGATACGCACCACGGTTTAGCCAACGCGGTGAACATTCCCTACGGTATGGAATTTAACGTCAAAGGCTTTGAAGAAAAGTTCCGGCGAATTGCACGAACGCTGGAACTGAAAGAAGAAAGCGGCGAAGCCGTTGTGCAATATTTGTTTGACTTAAATTCTAAAATAAATATTCCGCACAGGCTGCGCGACATTGGCGTGAAAGAGGAACACGTTGAAGTATTGGCTGACTTAGCCGAAGCCGATTTTGCTCACCCCAACAATCCCAAACCCGTAAGCCGGGAAGACTTCAGGCAGCTTTATACAAAGGCTTTGTAA